Sequence from the Rhodohalobacter sp. 614A genome:
CAGTGATATTGGCGGATTCACACCCCACATATTTGCTTTTCTGCCATTATAATATTTGCAGACCATTAGTCAGGAACTGGAGTAAGCAAATCATGAAAGAATTTCTATTGATACAATTTGACCTGCATCATCGCCTCTACAATAATGTGTTGCAGGAATTTACTGATGAGGAAAGTAACCAGAGATTGTATAATGATACAAATATCAATCATGTAAAATACCTGGCAGGTCACCTTTTGAACTCACAGTATGGACTGGCCAGGGCAGCCGGAGTTGATGTAGTTGTAAAGTGGAATGACTTGTTTGCTGTGATGATGCAGTCAAAAGCGAAAGACAACTTCCCGTATCCATCAATCGGGGAGATTAAAAAAGAATGGAATGATCTTTATCAACCTACAAAGAATGCCTTAAAGCGATTAACAGACTCGCAGCTCAGTGAAACTCCTCCTTCTCCATTCCACCAGGTGGCAAATTCTAAAGGCGAACTTTGGGCATTTATCAATCATCATACGGCGTACCACATCGGTCAGATCGGGATTTTGAGAAGAGGATTTGGGAAACCGCCAATGAGTTATGAGTGACGGTAGTCAGTAGAATTTGATGAAAAGGATTTCAATCACAAATACTTTAACAATCTAAACCTATACAATATGAAATCAGTAAATCCATATCTCAGTTTTAACGGTAATACCGAAGAGGTTTTCACCTTTTATCAGTCAGTTTTTGGGGGTGAGCTTCGAATTGACAGATATAAGGATCTGGAAGATAACATGGGTGCCTCCGGTGATGATCTGAATAAGGTAGCCAATGTGGCACTGGCAATAGGTGCCGAGACAACATTATATGCATCAGACATCATCGAAGCGTCAGGACAAACCATTACGGCTGGAACTAATTTTTCTATCCAGCTTGAAACAGACAGCAGAGATGAAGCTAAAACGCTGTTCACCAGATTATCCGCCGGTGGAGAAATCGATATGCCGTTGATGAAAACAGAATGGGCTAATATGTTTGGAATGATTACAGACAAATTCGGAATAAAATGGATGGTTTATTATCCGGGCCAAAACTTATAGATATCAAGTTTAGAGGACACATGAAAACAAAAGAAATCGCACTCCCAAAAATTGTCAGCCGCAAAGAATGGCTTGTAAAACGAAAAGAGCTTCTTTTAGAAGAGAAAGAAATCACGAGAAAGCGGGACGAACTTAACGCTAAGAGGCGGCAGCTGCCGATGGTTAAAATCGAAAAAGAGTACCTTTTTGAAGGCCCAAAGGGGACGGTACGCCTGCTGGATCTGTTTGAAGGGCGGCGCCAATTACTGGTTCATCACTTTATGTATTTTGATGGACCCGATAGGTTTTGCCCGGGATGCTCGATGGAGGCTGATCAAAACTATAAAAAGAAGCTGTTAAAAAACCTGCACGATCATGACCTGACTCTTGCCGCTGTTGCCCTTGCACCTTTATCAAGAATTGAAAAAGAGAAAAGGGTAAAGGGCTGGGATTTCCCCTTTTACTCAGCCATTGGAACTGAATTTAATTATGATTTCCAGGCAACGATTAAAAAAGGAGCAAATTCATCGTACAATTACCAGGATGCAAAAAATGCTGAATGGCTAAATAATTATGAAGGTGATATGCCCGCTAAAAGTGTTTTCCTCCGCCACGGAACAGATGTTTTTCACACTTACTCGACGTATACCCGGGGTACTGAGTTAGTTGCCATGCATTACAACTATTTGGATCTGACACCCTACGGCCGGCAAGAAGATTGGGAAGATTCGCCTACTGGATGGCCTCAAAAACCAACGTATGGATAACTGATATTCTGTTTATAACTCCAAATAAAACTAAAACCACTATGTGTCCCGCATGTTTGGCATTCGCAGCAATGATAACCGCAGGAGTAACTTCGGCAGGTGGATTGACTGCTTATACGTTAAAAAAACGAAAGCAAAAGAAATCGGATCACACTGATAATTGATAATTAATGCCAACCATTTATATTATAAATCACTCCCTCACAATACATTAAAGAGAAACCATGAATGCGCCAGACCATATTACTACTTGCCTGTGGTTTGATCATCAAGCCGAAGAGGCAGCAAATTTTTACACCTCGGTCTTTAAGAATTCCAAAATTCTGAATACAAGTTATTATGGAGACGCCGGCCATGAGATTCACGGGCAGAAAGCCGGAACAGTTCTGACAGTGGATTTTGAGTTGAATGGGCATAAATTTCAGGCGCTGAACGGCGGACCACACTTTAAGTTTAATGAAGCCATTTCACTGGTTGTAAATTGCGAAACCCAAGAAGAGATCGATTACTACTGGGAGAAACTTTCTTCAGATCCAAATGCAGAACAGTGTGGCTGGCTCAAAGATAAATTTGGTCTTTCCTGGCAAATTGTCCCCTCCATGATTGAAGAGTATATGAATGGGTCTGTCACAGAAAAGCGGGATCGAATGATGGATGCTCTTCTCAGGATGAAAAAGCTCGATATTGCTACACTCAAAAAAGTGTATGAAGGATAATTCTTTACGTAAAAACTTATGGCTAAAAAGAAACCCACAACCATTGACGAGTACATCAATACCTTTCCTAAAGAAATTCAGGGAGAATTACAGGAAATACGTCAAACAATCCGCAAGGCTATTCCCGAAGCCAAAGAGGAAATGAAATGGGGCCGGCCGGCTTTTGTAGATGAACGAATATTAGTGGTATTTGGAGGGTTCAAAAAGCACATCGGTTTTTACTCTACACCCAGTTCACTCGAAGAATTTGCAGAAGAACTGAAAGATTTTAAAACAGGATCCGGCTCTGTTCAATTTCCTTATGAGAAACCACTGCCTACGGAGCTTGTTGTGAATATTACAAAATATCGGGCTTGGGAAAGCCGCGAAAAAAATGTGAACTGGAAATCCTGATTCTCATGGAAAAAACAAACTTTAAAACCATAGACGATTACATCCATTCATTCCCGGATGACGATCAGAAAATATTGCAAGAAATCAGACAAACCATCCTTAAGGCCGCTCCCGGTGCCGAGGAAGTGATCAGCTACCAAATGCCAACTTTTCGTCTGAACGGAATTTTAGTTCACTTTGCAGCTTTTAAAAATCACTTCAGCCTGTTTCCAACCCCTTCGGCCATCGTAGCTTTTCGTGACCGGCTAACCGGGTATAAAACCTCAAAAGGAACAATCATTTTCACTAAGAACGCCCCCATCCCATACGATCTCATAGATGAAATTGTCTTGTTCAGAGTGCAAGAAAATCAAAAGAAGAAAGCATAATCATTAATCTTAAATCATTGAATTATGACGAAAGAACTTTGGCTCAACCTTCCGGTGAAAAACCTGAAAAAATCTAAAGAGTTCTTCACCAAAATCGGATTCTCATTTAAAAATCGTGAAATGGAAAACATGATCGCAATGGAAGTGGGTGAGAAAAAAGTGGCAGTGATGCTTCTTGATGAAAGTACTTTTAAAAATGCTGCACAGAATGAAATTACGGATACCAATCAATCATCCGAAATCCTGATTTCCTTTGATGCAGAAAGCCGTGAAGAAGTGGATGAACTTGCCCAAAAAGCGGAAGCGGCCGGCGGAACGGTTTTCGGAAAACCGTCAGAAATCCAGGGATGGATGTATGGCTGTGGTTTTACAGATTTAGACGGACACCGATGGAATGCTTTGTACATGGAGATGAGTAAAATGCCGCAAGGATAAATCAGTAATTAGTAATCAGTAAAATAATGGCACACATTTATTTTGAAATTCAAGCTGACGATCTTCAAAGAGCGTCCGATTTTTATGGCGAAATTTTTGGCTGGAAATTTCAGAAAAATCCTCATGCCCCGGTTGAATACCGGTGGATAGAAACAGGCGGAACGAGAGGCGGCTTACTAAAACGCCCGGCTGATACTCCTCCCCCGGAATGCGGGACCAATGCTTACGTATGTTCTATAGAAGTGGATGATTTTGACGCTACAGCGAAAAAAATAGAAAAACTTGGAGGGCAGGTGGCGATGCCAAAATTTGCTGTGCCGAAAGTTTGCTGGCAGGGATATTTCCTGGATACGGAAGGTAATACGTTCGGCATTTTTGAGGTAGACGAAAAAGCACAGTAACCCGTAACCCGTAACCCGTAACCCGTAACCCGTAACCCGTAACCCGTAACCAAGATGCGTAAGATTCTCTATGTCCAAAATGTTTCTCTTGATGGATTCATTGAAGACTCCGATGGAAAAATTGACTGGTCGATCCCTTCAGAAGAACTCCATTGGCATTTTAATGAACTTGAGAGAAATGTCGACATCAACTTTTATGGCCGGCGTTTGTCTGAGACAATGGATTATTGGCTAACCGCCGATCAAAATCCGGAGGCTGCGGACGTTGAACGAGACTTTGCAGAAGCCTGGCGAAAAACGGAGCGAATTGTCTTCTCAAAGACACTGGAAAAAGTTGAGGGAAACGCTTCACTTCGTCGTGAGGTAGATCCTGATGAAATTCAGAAATTGAAAAATCAGCCGGGTAACTTATTGATGGTTGGAGGCGCCGGGTTGGCATCTACCTTTATCAAACATGGTTTGGTAGATGAGTTTCGGGTATATATCTATCCGGTTGTCCTCGGCAGTGGTAAACCGATGTTCCAGATAGAAAAGAAACTCAATTTAAATTTTGTTGAAAGCCAGACATTTTCAGGCAAAATCATGATGTTGAAATATCAACTCAAACCCTGATCGCTATGTTACACTACACGAGTACATTCAGCAGTTTCTCAACAGATGATATTGAAAAGGCACATGAATTTTATTCTGAAACCCTTGGGCTTAATGTTATCAAAGACGAGATGGGAATACTAACGCTTCACTTAGCTGATGGAGCCCGAGCTATAATCTACCCGAAGGGAGAAAATCATCAACCCGCAACATTTACTGTACTGAATTTTGAAGTGGATAATATTGAGGCATCAGTAGATCAACTCATAGATGCCGGAATTGTATTTGAACAATACACCGGGAAACTACAGACAGATGAAAAAGGAATTTTTCGCGGAGAGGGTCCGCTTATTGCCTGGTGTAAAGATAACGCCGGGAATATTTTGTCGATTATTGAAGCAGATGACACATGAATACGATTGAGGTATATAAAACCAACGTGAATAAACCCCAAAGCGCTAGATCAATCCTGGAAGAAATTCGAAGGACGCACCCCAATTGCGACCCGAGTTTTGACCTGGAAGATTGTGATAATGTTTTGAGAATTGAGGATTCGTCAGGAGTTAACCATTCCGTAATCACAAAAATTTTTCAGAATCACGGGTTTTACCTCGACTCGTTACTTTAATTGAACCTAAACCATCCGACTATCATGACAAAAAAAGAACAATTTCTTCAAAAAGTTAATGAAGCTTTTGCAAAGAGCGATATCGATTTCATCATGGAACATGTTACCGACGACATTGAATGGACTGTGATCGGGGATTTCAATCTGAAAGGAAAAGAGAAATTTTTGGAGGCTTTGAAGGAGATGGCAAGTAAAGAGCCATATCAGATTGATATCAAAAATATCATTACGCATGGCGATTCAGCCGCAGTGGATGGCGTGATGAAATCACCTGACAACAAAGAATATGCGTTTTGTGATGTGTATAAATTCAGTGGATTCAAGAATCCAAAAATCAAAAATATGACATCGTATGTTCTGTCGCTGAAAGAGAAATAACAGCAAGTCATCTCCTCAGATTCTTATTGATTTACTGGAAGGTTTTAAATAACCTGTAGAGATATGCTACTGCTCAAAGTCTATATGCGTCATCATTCGGGCCACAATCAATTCTGTTCGAATAGCACGAATATCCACTTTGATTAACCAAAATAGGAGATTGACATGTCTAAGATTTCTCGCAAGAATTTCCTGCGAAACAGTGCCTTCGGAATGGCCGGGTTGGCTTTTAATCCATTCAAAGGTGAAGCTGCTTCCAGGTTTGAAGAATTAAAACACCGTGACTGGAAGAAAAAATTTGCCGCGAACGACCGCATCCAGATTGCTACGATCGGGATGGGAATCATCGCCCACTTTGATACCCCAACGGCCCTCCAGGTACCGGGAATTGAATTTGTAGCAGCCGCCGACTGTTACGATTCGCGTTTGGTCCGCACCAAAGAAGTTTTTGGGGATGATGTATTCACTACCAAAGATTACCGTGAAATCCTCGATCGGGATGATGTGGACGCCGTACTTCTTTGCACACCCGATCACTGGCACGCAAAACATTCCATCGATTTTCTAAATGCCGGAAAACATGTTTACTGCGAAAAACCGATGGTTCAGCAAATTGATGAAGGCCTTCAGGTAGTGAATGCCGAACAAAGCAGCGATGCCGTTTTGCAGGTTGGAAGTCAATTTACCAGCGATATGATTTTCCAAAAGGCAAAAGAGCTTTACGAATCCGGGGCTATCGGAACCCTAAACCAGGTGGTTGCAGTTTACAACCGTAACTCCGCTCTTGGCGCATGGCAATATTCCATGCCGGCAGATGCGACTCCGCAAACCGTTGACTGGGATTTATTCCTTGGAGATGCTCCCGACATAGAATGGGATCCGAAAAGATTTTTCCGATGGAGATGTTATGATGATTATGGAACCGGCGTTCCCGGTGACCTTTTTGTACACCTTTTCACCGGTATTCATACGGTATTAGGAGCTGTCGGACCAACTCATGTTTCCGGTACCGGCGGTATTCGTTCATGGTTTGACGAACGGGAAGCTCCCGATGTAATTAACGGCCAGTATCATTATCCTGAAACCGATAGCCATCCAGAGTTTACATTGACGCTTCAAAGTAATCTTGCTGATGGCGGCGGAACAGGAACCCGCTTCCAGTTTATCGGAGATGAAGGGGCGATGGAAGTTTCACCCGGAAGTTCCGTAAAATTAACCCGGATTCCGCGCAGAGAACCTTCTCTGGAAGAGCTTCAGGGATACAACTCGCTTCTCACGTTTTCGGAAGAGGTGCAACAGGAGTTCATCCAAAACTACAAGGAAGAACACGATGATGAAGTAGAGTATCAGCCCGCAATGAATCAGACCGAAGAATACCGAACGCCAAATGGATATGATTCACGGCTGGATCACTTCGTGAATTTCTTCGATTCCATCCGAAATGGTACGCCTGTCTTTGAAGATGCAACGTTTGGCTTCCGTGCTGCTGCGCCGGCACTTTTGACTAATATCAGTCTCAAAGAGCAACGGGTTGTACAGTGGGATCCTGTCAACATGCGGTTGACCTGACCCCCGTTCATTAAATGAAATGGAAATTAAAGCCCCTTCTTTCGGAGGGGCTTTTTATTTGGTATCCATTCAATCCGGTTTTTGATACAAAAAGAGCACGATCAAACTGAAGAGAGAAAAGTAGATCGTATCCAGGAAGTGTTCAAAATAGTGTGAGCTCAACAAATAAATGATAGAAAGTTCTCCCTCCTCTGCGAATGCTGGTTTTTGTGCCAATTCCCCAATTCCTTCCTGTAATGGAATAATCGCCTGGTAGGCAAAGAGTACACAAAATACGACAGCCAGAACGATCATCCATTTTGAGATTTGCCGGAAACTCCATTCCTTTTGAGAATTATCAGAGTATTTCAATAAAAAATAAAATGGTATGGGATAGTAGATCAAAGGAAACGTTGCCAGCTCCCGAACGCTGTGTGCCAAATACCGGGGATTGGTCCAGACATAGCTAATGGCTGAGAAAAAATTGTCATTCACATACCATGTCATAAACACACAAAGCCCAATTGCAAACCCGATGAATACAACCCCATTCTTTG
This genomic interval carries:
- a CDS encoding DUF899 domain-containing protein, which gives rise to MKTKEIALPKIVSRKEWLVKRKELLLEEKEITRKRDELNAKRRQLPMVKIEKEYLFEGPKGTVRLLDLFEGRRQLLVHHFMYFDGPDRFCPGCSMEADQNYKKKLLKNLHDHDLTLAAVALAPLSRIEKEKRVKGWDFPFYSAIGTEFNYDFQATIKKGANSSYNYQDAKNAEWLNNYEGDMPAKSVFLRHGTDVFHTYSTYTRGTELVAMHYNYLDLTPYGRQEDWEDSPTGWPQKPTYG
- a CDS encoding VOC family protein is translated as MNAPDHITTCLWFDHQAEEAANFYTSVFKNSKILNTSYYGDAGHEIHGQKAGTVLTVDFELNGHKFQALNGGPHFKFNEAISLVVNCETQEEIDYYWEKLSSDPNAEQCGWLKDKFGLSWQIVPSMIEEYMNGSVTEKRDRMMDALLRMKKLDIATLKKVYEG
- a CDS encoding VOC family protein, coding for MKSVNPYLSFNGNTEEVFTFYQSVFGGELRIDRYKDLEDNMGASGDDLNKVANVALAIGAETTLYASDIIEASGQTITAGTNFSIQLETDSRDEAKTLFTRLSAGGEIDMPLMKTEWANMFGMITDKFGIKWMVYYPGQNL
- a CDS encoding dihydrofolate reductase family protein, with the translated sequence MRKILYVQNVSLDGFIEDSDGKIDWSIPSEELHWHFNELERNVDINFYGRRLSETMDYWLTADQNPEAADVERDFAEAWRKTERIVFSKTLEKVEGNASLRREVDPDEIQKLKNQPGNLLMVGGAGLASTFIKHGLVDEFRVYIYPVVLGSGKPMFQIEKKLNLNFVESQTFSGKIMMLKYQLKP
- a CDS encoding VOC family protein translates to MTKELWLNLPVKNLKKSKEFFTKIGFSFKNREMENMIAMEVGEKKVAVMLLDESTFKNAAQNEITDTNQSSEILISFDAESREEVDELAQKAEAAGGTVFGKPSEIQGWMYGCGFTDLDGHRWNALYMEMSKMPQG
- a CDS encoding DinB family protein, encoding MKEFLLIQFDLHHRLYNNVLQEFTDEESNQRLYNDTNINHVKYLAGHLLNSQYGLARAAGVDVVVKWNDLFAVMMQSKAKDNFPYPSIGEIKKEWNDLYQPTKNALKRLTDSQLSETPPSPFHQVANSKGELWAFINHHTAYHIGQIGILRRGFGKPPMSYE
- a CDS encoding iron chaperone, which encodes MAKKKPTTIDEYINTFPKEIQGELQEIRQTIRKAIPEAKEEMKWGRPAFVDERILVVFGGFKKHIGFYSTPSSLEEFAEELKDFKTGSGSVQFPYEKPLPTELVVNITKYRAWESREKNVNWKS
- a CDS encoding VOC family protein, giving the protein MLHYTSTFSSFSTDDIEKAHEFYSETLGLNVIKDEMGILTLHLADGARAIIYPKGENHQPATFTVLNFEVDNIEASVDQLIDAGIVFEQYTGKLQTDEKGIFRGEGPLIAWCKDNAGNILSIIEADDT
- a CDS encoding VOC family protein yields the protein MAHIYFEIQADDLQRASDFYGEIFGWKFQKNPHAPVEYRWIETGGTRGGLLKRPADTPPPECGTNAYVCSIEVDDFDATAKKIEKLGGQVAMPKFAVPKVCWQGYFLDTEGNTFGIFEVDEKAQ
- a CDS encoding Gfo/Idh/MocA family protein yields the protein MSKISRKNFLRNSAFGMAGLAFNPFKGEAASRFEELKHRDWKKKFAANDRIQIATIGMGIIAHFDTPTALQVPGIEFVAAADCYDSRLVRTKEVFGDDVFTTKDYREILDRDDVDAVLLCTPDHWHAKHSIDFLNAGKHVYCEKPMVQQIDEGLQVVNAEQSSDAVLQVGSQFTSDMIFQKAKELYESGAIGTLNQVVAVYNRNSALGAWQYSMPADATPQTVDWDLFLGDAPDIEWDPKRFFRWRCYDDYGTGVPGDLFVHLFTGIHTVLGAVGPTHVSGTGGIRSWFDEREAPDVINGQYHYPETDSHPEFTLTLQSNLADGGGTGTRFQFIGDEGAMEVSPGSSVKLTRIPRREPSLEELQGYNSLLTFSEEVQQEFIQNYKEEHDDEVEYQPAMNQTEEYRTPNGYDSRLDHFVNFFDSIRNGTPVFEDATFGFRAAAPALLTNISLKEQRVVQWDPVNMRLT
- a CDS encoding iron chaperone → MEKTNFKTIDDYIHSFPDDDQKILQEIRQTILKAAPGAEEVISYQMPTFRLNGILVHFAAFKNHFSLFPTPSAIVAFRDRLTGYKTSKGTIIFTKNAPIPYDLIDEIVLFRVQENQKKKA
- a CDS encoding nuclear transport factor 2 family protein — translated: MTKKEQFLQKVNEAFAKSDIDFIMEHVTDDIEWTVIGDFNLKGKEKFLEALKEMASKEPYQIDIKNIITHGDSAAVDGVMKSPDNKEYAFCDVYKFSGFKNPKIKNMTSYVLSLKEK